Proteins from a genomic interval of Skermanella sp. TT6:
- a CDS encoding response regulator, translating into MARILLVDDEILNTMANAALLARYGHEVREAYNGLGALRHLEGFSPDLIITDYMMPLMDGAELVGRIRDTPPLEEVRIILATAVTEASVKDRIAFDRYLGKPFRDSQLLAAVDDLLKP; encoded by the coding sequence ATGGCGCGCATCCTCCTGGTCGATGACGAAATCCTCAACACCATGGCCAACGCGGCGCTGCTCGCTCGGTACGGGCACGAGGTCCGCGAGGCCTACAACGGATTGGGAGCCCTGCGGCATCTCGAGGGCTTCAGCCCGGACCTGATCATCACCGACTACATGATGCCGCTGATGGACGGCGCGGAACTGGTCGGCCGCATCCGGGACACCCCGCCCCTGGAAGAGGTCAGGATCATCCTGGCCACCGCGGTGACCGAGGCATCCGTCAAGGACCGGATCGCCTTCGACCGCTATCTCGGGAAGCCGTTCAGGGACAGCCAGCTCCTCGCCGCGGTCGACGACCTGCTGAAGCCCTGA